The following proteins are encoded in a genomic region of Candidatus Methylospira mobilis:
- a CDS encoding potassium channel family protein: MLKNTYRNLLVSLILLLASYPLLIEAGLWGRVVELSLATAVLVTGTLAARGRSLRASFAASVSAAVVLTGIFALFNPDIAWVFALRALLFTIFLGLIIVVMSRHVFAGGRHASTTNRLYGAVCIYVLIGMFFADLHLIVNTIHPGSYLCQAGQCGGDFQTTFQTGVHLYFSFITLATVGYGDIVPATWLSGMVAAMEAIVGQMYVAILVARLVGLHLAADAEK, translated from the coding sequence ATGTTGAAAAATACCTATCGTAATTTGCTTGTTTCCCTGATTTTACTGCTTGCCAGCTATCCGTTGCTGATAGAGGCGGGGCTGTGGGGCAGGGTGGTTGAACTATCGCTGGCGACAGCCGTGCTGGTTACCGGTACGCTGGCTGCCAGGGGTCGGAGTCTGCGGGCAAGCTTTGCCGCTTCCGTAAGCGCGGCCGTCGTCCTTACCGGAATATTTGCGTTGTTTAACCCGGATATCGCATGGGTTTTTGCGCTCAGAGCGCTGCTGTTCACGATTTTTCTGGGACTGATTATTGTGGTTATGTCCCGTCACGTCTTTGCGGGGGGGCGGCACGCGAGCACGACCAACCGTCTTTATGGGGCGGTCTGTATTTATGTATTAATAGGCATGTTTTTTGCCGACCTGCATTTGATTGTCAACACGATACATCCGGGTTCCTATCTGTGTCAGGCGGGCCAGTGCGGCGGCGATTTTCAAACCACTTTTCAGACCGGCGTTCACCTTTACTTCAGTTTTATTACGCTGGCGACGGTAGGTTACGGCGATATCGTTCCGGCAACCTGGCTTTCCGGCATGGTTGCAGCCATGGAGGCGATTGTTGGGCAGATGTATGTCGCAATACTGGTTGCCAGACTTGTGGGGCTGCATCTGGCGGCGGATGCGGAGAAATAG